One Gemmatimonas sp. UBA7669 genomic window carries:
- the thrA gene encoding bifunctional aspartate kinase/homoserine dehydrogenase I has product MEVFKFGGASLADADAVRHAIGLIADAPSSRVVTVVSALAGVTDALLDIADTALRGDVAKVDKAVDALRLRHHAVANGVMTRQAERKALCAELDVVFAELQALAHGVASLRELTPRTRDFLVVRGEQLSARLVVAGLVARGVKARYVEAAEVILTDGVFGNAFPDLAATDKQVRARIQPLLARRIIPVVPGFVGGTSSGALVTLGRGGSDLTATVLGRALKAERITLWKDVPGLMTTDPRLVPSARIVPQLNVREAAELAYYGAKVLHPRALIPLARTAVPVFVRPFATPDAPGTEISTRHTLDKYPVKALSIVRQQALVTVTGNGMLGVPGIAARTFAALQQAGISVTLISQASSEHSICLCIPAERGDDARVALEQAFERELARRELEGMAVQTGMATLAVVGLGMAGTPGIASRMFSSLSQAGVNIVAIAQGSSELNISVVIDEAQAVMAAQAVHDEFQLDKIGGGGTRSRDRLDVVLLGVGQIGRELLRMLPRTRRRVKPTVVGLIDRSGFVFEPDGLSAAQLQQAVKHKAAGGALASLPSAHKSQATQAVQYIASHALAQPVLVDLTADETLPALRAAVGGEMDIVLANKKPLAAARGEVAALHAAAAAQGVRILHETTVGAGLPVMDSFAKLVETGDQVLRIEGCTSGTLGFLLTQIGAGRAFSEALREAMQRGYTEPDPRDDLSGMDVARKALILARLMGFEGELSDVQVESLVPEAARQLTTARFLATLHEQDAVWAARQAAAERQGKVLRYVLRATSRAVRVGLQAVDRSHPLASLRGTDNQIVFTTRRYREYPLVITGPGAGPEVTAAGVLNDILQLTPA; this is encoded by the coding sequence GTGGAGGTCTTCAAATTCGGCGGGGCGTCGTTGGCCGATGCCGATGCAGTCCGGCATGCCATCGGCCTCATTGCCGACGCCCCATCGTCACGTGTGGTCACGGTTGTCTCGGCGTTGGCAGGCGTTACCGACGCGCTGCTGGACATTGCCGATACCGCCCTGCGCGGTGATGTGGCCAAAGTGGACAAGGCGGTGGACGCGCTGCGTCTGCGGCATCATGCCGTGGCCAACGGCGTGATGACGCGGCAGGCGGAGCGCAAGGCGCTCTGCGCCGAGCTGGATGTGGTGTTTGCCGAGCTGCAGGCGTTGGCCCATGGTGTGGCCAGTCTGCGTGAGCTCACGCCACGCACCCGCGATTTTCTGGTGGTGCGCGGCGAGCAACTCTCGGCGCGCCTGGTGGTGGCGGGACTCGTGGCGCGTGGTGTGAAGGCGCGCTATGTCGAAGCCGCCGAGGTGATTCTCACGGACGGCGTGTTTGGCAACGCGTTCCCTGATCTGGCGGCCACGGACAAGCAGGTGCGCGCCCGCATTCAGCCGCTGCTCGCGCGGCGCATCATTCCCGTGGTGCCGGGATTCGTTGGTGGCACCAGCAGCGGCGCATTAGTCACGCTGGGCCGCGGTGGCAGTGATCTGACGGCCACCGTGCTGGGGCGGGCCCTCAAGGCCGAGCGCATCACGTTGTGGAAGGACGTGCCGGGTCTCATGACCACCGACCCGCGGCTCGTGCCGTCGGCGCGCATCGTGCCGCAGCTCAATGTGCGAGAGGCGGCGGAGCTCGCGTACTATGGCGCCAAGGTGCTGCATCCGCGGGCGCTCATTCCGCTGGCGCGCACGGCGGTGCCGGTGTTTGTGCGTCCCTTTGCCACGCCGGATGCGCCGGGCACCGAGATCAGTACACGGCACACGCTCGACAAGTATCCGGTCAAGGCGCTGAGCATCGTGCGGCAGCAGGCGCTGGTTACCGTGACCGGCAATGGTATGCTGGGTGTGCCTGGCATCGCCGCACGCACCTTCGCCGCGCTGCAGCAAGCGGGCATTTCGGTGACGCTCATTTCGCAGGCGTCATCGGAGCACAGCATTTGCCTGTGCATTCCGGCCGAGCGCGGCGATGATGCGCGCGTCGCGCTTGAGCAGGCCTTTGAGCGTGAACTGGCCCGTCGTGAACTCGAAGGCATGGCCGTGCAGACCGGCATGGCGACGCTGGCGGTGGTGGGTCTTGGCATGGCCGGCACCCCTGGCATTGCGTCGCGCATGTTCTCCTCGCTCTCGCAGGCGGGTGTGAATATCGTGGCCATTGCGCAGGGTTCGAGTGAGCTCAACATCTCGGTGGTCATTGATGAAGCGCAGGCGGTCATGGCTGCGCAGGCGGTGCACGACGAGTTTCAGCTGGACAAGATCGGCGGTGGCGGCACACGAAGCCGCGACCGCCTCGATGTGGTCCTGCTGGGTGTGGGGCAGATCGGGCGCGAGTTGCTGCGCATGCTGCCGCGCACGCGGCGCCGCGTGAAGCCCACGGTGGTTGGGCTCATCGATCGCAGCGGCTTCGTGTTTGAACCCGATGGCTTGTCGGCGGCGCAACTGCAGCAGGCCGTCAAACACAAGGCGGCGGGCGGCGCGCTGGCGTCGCTGCCGTCGGCGCACAAGAGTCAGGCCACGCAGGCCGTGCAGTACATTGCGTCGCATGCACTGGCGCAGCCGGTGCTTGTGGACCTCACCGCGGACGAAACATTGCCGGCGTTGCGCGCCGCGGTGGGCGGCGAGATGGACATCGTGCTGGCCAACAAGAAACCCTTGGCTGCGGCGCGTGGCGAAGTGGCGGCGCTGCACGCGGCCGCCGCGGCGCAGGGGGTGCGCATTCTGCACGAGACCACCGTGGGCGCCGGTCTGCCGGTCATGGACAGCTTTGCCAAGCTCGTGGAGACGGGGGATCAGGTGCTGCGCATCGAGGGTTGCACGTCGGGTACGCTGGGATTCCTGCTCACGCAGATTGGTGCGGGACGCGCGTTCAGCGAGGCACTGCGTGAAGCCATGCAGCGTGGCTACACGGAGCCCGATCCGCGTGACGACCTGTCCGGCATGGATGTGGCGCGCAAGGCGCTCATTCTCGCCCGCCTGATGGGCTTTGAAGGCGAGCTGTCGGATGTGCAGGTCGAGTCGCTGGTGCCCGAAGCGGCGCGCCAGCTCACAACGGCCCGCTTTCTGGCCACGCTGCATGAGCAGGACGCTGTCTGGGCCGCGCGTCAGGCGGCCGCCGAGCGGCAGGGGAAGGTACTGCGCTATGTGTTGCGGGCCACCAGTCGTGCGGTGCGCGTCGGTCTGCAGGCGGTGGACCGCAGTCACCCGCTGGCCAGCCTGCGTGGCACGGACAATCAGATCGTGTTCACCACGCGTCGATACCGCGAGTATCCACTGGTCATCACCGGTCCCGGCGCCGGGCCGGAAGTCACGGCCGCCGGTGTGCTCAACGACATTCTTCAACTCACGCCCGCCTGA
- the glgP gene encoding alpha-glucan family phosphorylase, translated as MTAPATAPQNPFAPDAPALPARIRGLARLAQNLAWSWNREARSLFKAIDEALWSRLRHNPITLLQQVAPARLLELAQDDVFLARYDRAMQWLAAEQSDEHTWYARSFPDLRGKTVAYFCAEFGIHNSVPIYSGGLGVLAGDHLKTASDLGVPLVAVGILYRNGYFDQHIRVDGRQEDSDARISFRDVPITPLPGRNGAKHLVTVNTFGRDIHIRVWTMQVGRVTVYLLDSDLEENHPDDRPLLSKLYSGGPAMRLRQEWLLGVGGVRALRALGIHPAAWHANEGHAAFMMVERVRELTKQGLGYTEAVKQVRNASVFTTHTPVPAGHDHFPTHDVRACANGVWNDMGIDVETFLRIGFHPESGSEVFHMTAASARLSRHVNAVSRRHGIVTREMSRSLWANRPAEQVPVGHVTNGVHLATWMANPIMRLLDEHLGPAWGHSNDAALWEEVLTLDDERLWYVHQRLKHTLMRLVREEARRAFARGAMESTQLVGAGTLLDPNTLTIGFARRFATYKRANLIFRDVERLRRLVTDPSRPVQIVFAGKAHPADTPGKQVLQSVYQFTRDPRFEGRVAFVEDYGMHLAHLLVQGVDLWLNLPRVPLEASGTSGMKAALNGVPQLSTIDGWWEEGYEGNNGWAIEPEVDDDAGWNTAQRLYDLLEKEVVPRYYERDRNELPRRWLVMMKHAIRVAGQQFTSRRMVEQYARSYYAPAMIGLSTPDDPPVN; from the coding sequence ATGACCGCACCCGCTACTGCGCCCCAGAATCCCTTTGCCCCTGACGCACCGGCCCTTCCGGCCCGCATCCGCGGCCTCGCCCGTCTGGCGCAGAACCTCGCCTGGAGCTGGAACCGGGAAGCCCGTTCGCTCTTCAAGGCTATCGACGAAGCCCTCTGGTCGCGACTGCGCCACAATCCCATCACCTTGCTTCAGCAGGTAGCACCCGCTCGGTTGCTGGAACTGGCCCAGGACGACGTGTTCCTCGCGCGCTACGACCGGGCTATGCAGTGGCTGGCCGCCGAGCAGTCGGACGAGCACACCTGGTACGCCCGCAGCTTCCCCGACCTGCGCGGCAAGACCGTCGCCTACTTCTGCGCGGAATTCGGCATTCACAACTCCGTGCCCATCTACTCGGGCGGCCTCGGCGTACTGGCCGGCGACCACCTGAAGACGGCCTCCGATCTTGGTGTGCCGCTGGTAGCCGTGGGCATTCTGTATCGCAACGGCTACTTCGACCAGCACATCCGCGTCGACGGCAGGCAGGAGGACTCCGATGCTCGCATCAGCTTCCGCGACGTGCCGATCACGCCGCTGCCGGGCCGCAATGGCGCGAAGCACCTGGTGACGGTCAACACCTTTGGCCGTGACATTCACATTCGGGTGTGGACCATGCAGGTCGGGCGTGTGACGGTGTACCTGCTCGATTCCGATCTCGAGGAGAACCATCCCGACGACCGTCCCCTGCTCTCCAAGCTGTACTCCGGTGGGCCCGCCATGCGTCTCAGACAGGAGTGGTTGCTGGGTGTGGGTGGTGTCCGCGCGCTACGTGCGCTTGGCATTCACCCGGCGGCCTGGCATGCCAACGAAGGCCACGCGGCCTTCATGATGGTCGAGCGCGTGCGCGAACTCACCAAACAGGGACTGGGTTACACCGAGGCCGTGAAGCAGGTACGCAATGCGAGCGTGTTCACCACGCACACGCCCGTCCCGGCCGGACACGATCACTTCCCGACGCACGATGTGCGGGCCTGCGCCAACGGCGTGTGGAACGACATGGGCATCGACGTCGAGACCTTCCTGCGCATCGGCTTCCATCCCGAGTCGGGCAGCGAGGTATTTCACATGACGGCCGCCTCGGCACGGTTGTCGCGGCACGTCAATGCCGTCTCCCGTCGACACGGCATTGTCACGCGCGAGATGAGCCGCTCGCTCTGGGCCAATCGTCCGGCGGAACAGGTGCCCGTGGGACATGTCACCAATGGCGTGCATCTCGCCACCTGGATGGCCAATCCCATCATGCGCCTGCTCGACGAGCATCTCGGGCCGGCGTGGGGCCACAGCAACGACGCCGCGCTCTGGGAAGAAGTGCTCACACTCGACGACGAGCGGCTGTGGTATGTGCATCAGCGCCTCAAGCACACGCTCATGCGGCTGGTGCGTGAGGAGGCGCGGCGGGCCTTTGCGCGCGGCGCCATGGAGTCCACGCAGCTCGTGGGCGCGGGTACTCTCCTCGACCCGAACACGCTCACCATTGGCTTTGCACGGCGCTTTGCGACGTACAAGCGCGCCAATCTCATCTTCCGCGATGTGGAGCGTCTGCGCCGTCTCGTGACCGACCCGTCGCGTCCGGTGCAGATCGTGTTCGCCGGCAAGGCGCATCCGGCCGACACGCCGGGCAAGCAGGTGTTGCAGAGCGTCTACCAGTTTACGCGCGATCCGCGCTTCGAGGGCCGCGTGGCCTTCGTGGAAGACTATGGCATGCACCTCGCGCATCTGCTCGTGCAGGGTGTGGACCTGTGGCTCAACCTGCCGCGCGTTCCGCTTGAGGCGTCGGGCACCAGCGGCATGAAGGCCGCACTCAACGGTGTGCCGCAGCTCTCCACCATTGATGGCTGGTGGGAAGAGGGCTACGAGGGCAACAACGGCTGGGCCATCGAACCGGAAGTGGACGACGACGCCGGATGGAATACGGCGCAGCGTCTGTACGACCTGCTCGAGAAGGAAGTGGTACCACGCTACTACGAGCGCGATCGCAACGAGCTGCCGCGTCGCTGGCTGGTCATGATGAAGCATGCCATCCGGGTGGCGGGCCAGCAGTTCACCTCGCGGCGCATGGTGGAGCAGTATGCCCGCTCCTACTATGCGCCGGCCATGATCGGGCTCAGCACGCCTGACGATCCGCCGGTCAACTGA
- a CDS encoding glycogen synthase, with amino-acid sequence MTLPGLGSPLVRAPADGAPTIVHLTAEYSPFARSGGLGEAVMGLAECQVRGGANVVVFLPLYRTVRDHAPDLAPLGRPLQIELGFRGEEVRFFREVHPRKGPKVVFVDIPSAFARGGLYGEGGKDYTDNARRFALFSRAVLDAIPRLISGPVLVHANDWHTSLALLYMRSYAGLDAQYAGTPTVLSVHNAGYQGHFPASMLNDCGIPPEVFNFRHAEWYGRINLLKCGLTFADQVVTVSPTHAQELRTAGGGFGLHEVFQWLGNRFGGITNGIDQQVWDPATDDQITANYSVADLSGKQRCKAALQRSFGLPQRKRTPLFGFTGRIVSQKGLDLMLGSHEIWNLDAQFVFLGAGEARYERALLELARARPRHVGVQLDFTDRLEHRLMAGADIFLMPSQYEPCGLTQLRAQRYGALPVGRRVGGIADTIDDDASGFLFDEYDARALDRGITRALARFHDPRAWLPRMQTAMRRDFSWERSAERYAEVYRRALDIARRRG; translated from the coding sequence ATGACACTTCCGGGCTTGGGCTCACCCTTGGTGCGTGCGCCAGCCGACGGCGCGCCCACCATCGTGCACCTCACGGCCGAGTACTCCCCGTTTGCACGCAGCGGCGGACTCGGTGAGGCCGTCATGGGCCTCGCCGAGTGCCAGGTGCGCGGTGGCGCCAACGTGGTGGTGTTCCTGCCACTCTATCGCACCGTGCGCGACCATGCGCCGGACCTCGCTCCCCTGGGGCGTCCGTTGCAAATCGAACTCGGCTTCCGCGGCGAAGAAGTGCGCTTCTTCCGCGAGGTGCATCCACGCAAGGGGCCCAAGGTCGTGTTCGTGGACATCCCCAGTGCGTTCGCGCGCGGTGGCCTGTATGGCGAAGGCGGCAAGGACTACACCGACAACGCCAGACGCTTCGCGCTGTTCTCGCGCGCCGTGCTGGATGCCATTCCGCGGCTCATCAGCGGCCCGGTGCTCGTGCACGCCAACGATTGGCATACCTCGCTGGCGCTGCTCTACATGCGGAGCTACGCCGGTCTCGATGCCCAGTACGCCGGGACCCCCACGGTGTTGTCGGTACACAACGCCGGCTACCAGGGACACTTTCCGGCGTCCATGCTGAACGACTGCGGCATTCCGCCCGAGGTCTTCAACTTCCGGCATGCCGAATGGTACGGACGTATCAATCTGCTCAAGTGCGGACTGACCTTTGCCGATCAAGTGGTGACCGTGAGCCCCACGCACGCGCAAGAACTGCGCACGGCGGGCGGTGGCTTTGGCCTGCACGAAGTGTTTCAATGGCTGGGCAACCGCTTCGGCGGCATCACCAACGGCATCGATCAGCAGGTCTGGGATCCGGCCACCGACGATCAGATCACGGCCAACTATTCGGTCGCCGATCTGTCCGGCAAGCAGCGCTGCAAGGCCGCGCTCCAGCGCTCCTTCGGACTGCCGCAGCGCAAACGCACGCCGCTGTTCGGTTTCACCGGACGCATCGTTTCGCAGAAGGGCCTCGATCTCATGCTCGGCTCGCACGAGATCTGGAATCTCGATGCGCAGTTCGTGTTCCTTGGCGCCGGCGAAGCCCGCTATGAGCGGGCCCTGCTGGAGCTGGCGCGGGCGAGGCCGCGCCACGTAGGCGTGCAGCTCGATTTCACCGATCGCCTTGAGCATCGCCTCATGGCGGGCGCAGACATCTTTCTCATGCCCTCGCAGTACGAACCCTGCGGGCTCACGCAATTGCGGGCGCAGCGCTACGGCGCCCTGCCGGTGGGCCGACGCGTGGGCGGCATAGCCGACACCATCGATGACGACGCGAGCGGCTTCCTGTTCGACGAGTACGATGCACGCGCACTGGACCGCGGCATCACGCGCGCCCTCGCGCGCTTCCACGATCCGCGCGCCTGGCTGCCCCGTATGCAGACCGCCATGCGCCGCGACTTCAGCTGGGAGCGGTCGGCCGAGCGCTACGCCGAGGTGTATCGTCGGGCGCTGGACATCGCGCGACGCCGCGGCTGA
- a CDS encoding DUF3536 domain-containing protein, whose product MHWLVVHQHLYQPPREDPWMELVPREASAAPDHDWNARITRECYARQAAAERWVQHKAAHGPSAVIDPDARAGLAQVVNLYAWCSFDVGPTLCEWLEREAPDTMRAMQQGDAASVARWGHGNAMAAPYHHVILPLASPRERRTEIRWGLRDFQRRFRREAEGFWLPECAVDEATLDALADEGLRFVILAPYQVEGHDGRGLPLRWQGSGGRSLTILPYDGSLAGDVAFGGLLRNAEALASRFTPFRDWPREQLAREPRATTLCTDGETFGHHHAGGEVTLLDALRRVAERNGTASQGPQTLLVNAATLVARVPATTTVRLVSPSAWSCAHGVERWRSNCGCRLDGNRPPQQGWRGPLRDALTTLAERAHAQYEHEARSLFATDPWAVRDAYGEVVSEDGDTLETFVRAQLRPMADSAQEAQPLLRARELLELERATLRLFTSCAWFFDDVDRIEVRQVLRYAARVLELSGQTGAWAGPLVDALRLARHESHHGPSAADVFLHDALPDRDVGMRVAAGAAALASLADAERVGPLPDRLGVYDLVVRPEAATDKIEHSHWHVALHHRRSGVRTQYHATVRGRGAAMQLWIAERRDTLHQQSQAQTRAEQFSVHELPELAARSVLNASRSDDTLTAL is encoded by the coding sequence ATGCATTGGCTTGTCGTGCATCAGCATCTGTACCAGCCACCTCGTGAAGATCCGTGGATGGAGCTGGTGCCGCGCGAAGCCTCGGCCGCGCCCGACCACGACTGGAACGCACGCATCACCCGCGAGTGCTACGCGCGGCAGGCTGCGGCCGAGCGCTGGGTGCAGCACAAAGCCGCGCACGGCCCATCGGCCGTCATCGACCCTGATGCGCGGGCTGGCCTGGCCCAGGTGGTGAATCTGTACGCGTGGTGCTCGTTCGACGTGGGACCCACGCTCTGCGAATGGCTCGAACGCGAGGCGCCTGACACCATGCGCGCCATGCAGCAGGGTGACGCCGCAAGTGTGGCGCGTTGGGGGCACGGCAATGCCATGGCCGCCCCGTATCATCATGTCATCCTGCCGCTGGCCTCACCGCGTGAACGGCGCACCGAAATCCGCTGGGGTCTGCGGGACTTCCAGCGTCGCTTTCGTCGCGAGGCCGAAGGCTTCTGGCTGCCCGAGTGCGCGGTGGATGAGGCCACGCTCGACGCACTCGCTGACGAAGGCCTGCGCTTTGTCATACTGGCTCCCTATCAGGTGGAAGGCCATGACGGACGCGGCCTGCCACTGCGTTGGCAGGGCAGCGGCGGACGCTCGCTGACCATTCTGCCCTACGACGGCAGTCTCGCCGGCGACGTCGCGTTTGGGGGCCTGCTGCGCAACGCCGAGGCGCTGGCCTCGCGCTTCACGCCATTTCGTGACTGGCCCCGTGAGCAGCTGGCGCGCGAACCGCGGGCCACGACGCTCTGCACCGACGGCGAGACGTTCGGGCATCATCACGCGGGCGGGGAAGTCACGCTGCTCGACGCACTGCGCAGGGTAGCAGAGCGCAACGGGACCGCATCACAAGGGCCGCAGACTCTCCTCGTCAATGCCGCCACGCTGGTGGCGCGTGTCCCCGCCACCACGACGGTGCGCCTCGTCTCACCCTCAGCGTGGAGCTGCGCACATGGGGTGGAGCGTTGGCGCAGCAACTGTGGCTGTCGCCTCGATGGCAATCGTCCGCCACAACAAGGCTGGCGTGGCCCGCTGCGCGACGCGCTCACTACGCTGGCAGAACGCGCGCATGCGCAGTACGAACACGAGGCGCGCTCGCTGTTTGCCACCGATCCGTGGGCGGTGCGTGATGCCTACGGCGAGGTGGTGTCGGAAGATGGCGACACGCTGGAGACCTTCGTTCGCGCGCAGCTGCGCCCGATGGCCGACAGCGCACAGGAAGCGCAGCCGTTGCTGCGGGCCCGTGAGCTGCTCGAACTCGAGCGCGCCACACTCCGGCTGTTCACATCCTGCGCCTGGTTCTTCGACGACGTCGATCGCATTGAGGTTCGGCAGGTGCTGCGCTACGCGGCCCGCGTGCTCGAACTCAGCGGACAGACTGGCGCCTGGGCCGGTCCCCTGGTCGACGCCCTGCGTCTGGCCAGGCACGAGAGCCACCATGGCCCCAGTGCCGCCGACGTGTTCCTGCATGACGCCCTGCCCGATCGCGATGTGGGCATGCGCGTGGCGGCAGGCGCCGCGGCCTTGGCCTCACTTGCTGACGCGGAACGCGTCGGCCCCCTGCCCGATCGGCTCGGTGTGTATGACCTGGTGGTGAGGCCCGAGGCAGCGACCGACAAGATTGAGCACAGCCACTGGCACGTTGCCTTGCATCACCGGCGCAGCGGTGTGCGAACCCAGTACCACGCAACGGTACGCGGCCGTGGCGCGGCGATGCAGCTGTGGATCGCTGAGCGCCGTGATACTCTGCACCAGCAGTCACAAGCCCAGACAAGAGCGGAGCAGTTCTCTGTACATGAATTACCGGAACTCGCCGCACGCTCAGTGCTCAACGCGTCTCGCAGTGACGATACGCTGACTGCCCTCTAG